Within the Saccharomonospora amisosensis genome, the region CTGATCGAGACCGACATACACGCCAGCGGGGGAGAGCCCGACCGGGTCAGGCGGCTGGCGCCGACGGTGCCGATGGGCCGCGGCGGCACCGCGGAGGAGGTCGCGGAGGCGATCCTGTGGCTGCTGTCCCCGGCCGCCTCCTACGTCACCGGGTCCTTTGTGGACGTCTCGGGCGGTCGCTGACGCGGCGCTGCTGGCTCGCTCATGAGACCACCTGGTCCTCACCACTGGCGTGGTGGCCTCGCAACAGCGCGGCGACCAGCGCGGCCGCCGCGAGCGCCAGCACCGCAACGCCCCACAGCGCGGCGGTGTAGCCGCGCAGGCCGAACCCCAGGTGGACCGCCGCCAGTGAGGAGAACACCGCCAGCCACAGCCCGCTGCCGAGCTGGGAGGCGGTCCCGATCAAACCGGACGCCAGCCCTGCCTCGGTCTCGGGAAGCTTCGAGGTGGCAAGCATGATCAACGTCACCATCGCGCAGCTGCAGCCGAGGAAGATCGTCGCGGTGGCTGGCAGCACGCCCGTGACGTAGCCGGTGTCGCGGCCTGTCGAGGTGAGCAGCATCGACCCGGCGGCGACCAGCATGGTCGCTCCCATCAGTACCGTGCGCGGGCTCAGCCGTGGCAACAACCGGTTGGCGACCAGCGAGCCCATCGCGACGGTCAGCGAGGCGGGCAGCAGCGCGAGCGCCGTCTGCAGCGCCGAGTAGTGCAGTATCCGCTGGAAGTACAGCGTCATCAGATAGAACACCGTCACCGGTGCGCCCGCCAGCAGGAACATCGTCGCGTTCGCGGCGGTGAGGGTGCGCAGCCGGAACACGCTCAGCCGCACCAGCGGCGCGCGGCGGTGGCGCTGGATGGTCACGAACGTGCTCAGCAGCGCCACGGCGGCCAGCCCGGAGGCGACGGTCAGTGAATTGGTCCAGCCACGCTGGCCGCCGTGAAGCACGAAGTAGACCAATGCCACTACCCCCGTGGTCACCGTGACCGCACCGGGCAGATCGAAGCCCTGGGTTCCCGCGAGGCGGGACTCGGGCACCGTTCGGGCGGCGAGCACGACGACGCCCGCGGCGATGGTTCCGTTGACGAGAAACAGCACCGGCCAGGACAGCAGCGCGGTGAGCACGCCGCCGAGGAGCAGCCCGAATGCGGCCGAACCCGCGTTGATCGCGCTCCAGATGGCCAACGCCCTGCGCCGCCCAGGCCCCTCCGGGAAGGTGGTGGTCAGGATGGACAGCGCCGTCGAGCTGAGCAGCGCCGCACCGAGTCCCTGTGCCGCGCGAAAGACCAGCAGCAGCAGTTTGGTCGTGGCCAGCCCGCACAGCAACGATGCGGCGGCGAACAGTGTGAGCCCGGTACAGAAGACCCGCCTGCGGCCGAACAGATCGGCGCCCCTGCCACCGATCAGCAGGAAGCCGCCGAAGGTGAGGGTGTAGGCGTTCACCACCCACGACAGCCCTCCTGGGCCGAAGCCGAGGTCCTCCTGGATCGTCGGGAGCGCGACGAACAGATTCATCACGCTCACCATCACGACGAACTGGGCGAGGCAGACGGTGAACAGCACCAGCCTCGGCCGAGCCGCCGTCAGTCCGGGATGACCGGGATGACCGGTACAGTCGTGACGGCCGGGTTGGGTGGGTTCGCTTGGATCGGTGGGGACGGGGCGATCCATCAGCGGCAGGCCGGGCGGTGAGCGCAGGCCGATCTGTGATCCCGCACGTGGTGAGGCGCGGTTACGGGCACGGGCAAAGCGATCCCCCTGTTCACTTCGGTCCCGCTCGGTACTCGCGGCTCCGAGCGCGCGGCACGTGGACGACATTGGTGTGCACCGCGCGACGGGGGCTACCCCGATTACCGAGATTCCATGCACGCGGGTTCGCTCACGCCGGGCCGCGTGGCTTTCCGCCAGGGGGCCGTGAAGGCTGCCGGCCACGTTGCGGCCGTCGGCAGGCCAACGCGAGCGCTCGTCGCTCGTCGCGCCCGGGATGGCGCCGACGTTTCCACGCACGTCCGCCACGACCACCCGCGTGGGCTGGCGCGGTCGGTCGCGACGATCTTCGGTCAGCGGACCTGGCGAACCCCTGGTCGAAATGCGTGCTGTGAGAGCAGGAACGGAGGGGGCGAGCTCGCGCTTTTTTCCGGTCCGATTCGGCGCGATCTCACTTCGGTTCGGACACGAACGTTCCCTTCGACTTCAACGTGGTGACCAGGCCGCGTTCCCGCAGAATCTGAGTTGCCTTGCGAATGGTGTCGAGCGCGACTC harbors:
- a CDS encoding MFS transporter, translated to MDRPVPTDPSEPTQPGRHDCTGHPGHPGLTAARPRLVLFTVCLAQFVVMVSVMNLFVALPTIQEDLGFGPGGLSWVVNAYTLTFGGFLLIGGRGADLFGRRRVFCTGLTLFAAASLLCGLATTKLLLLVFRAAQGLGAALLSSTALSILTTTFPEGPGRRRALAIWSAINAGSAAFGLLLGGVLTALLSWPVLFLVNGTIAAGVVVLAARTVPESRLAGTQGFDLPGAVTVTTGVVALVYFVLHGGQRGWTNSLTVASGLAAVALLSTFVTIQRHRRAPLVRLSVFRLRTLTAANATMFLLAGAPVTVFYLMTLYFQRILHYSALQTALALLPASLTVAMGSLVANRLLPRLSPRTVLMGATMLVAAGSMLLTSTGRDTGYVTGVLPATATIFLGCSCAMVTLIMLATSKLPETEAGLASGLIGTASQLGSGLWLAVFSSLAAVHLGFGLRGYTAALWGVAVLALAAAALVAALLRGHHASGEDQVVS